Proteins from a genomic interval of Sander vitreus isolate 19-12246 chromosome 6, sanVit1, whole genome shotgun sequence:
- the LOC144519953 gene encoding sulfotransferase 2B1-like isoform X2, which yields MSSEEMYLLYHGLMLPKETHSLESLKFAREFTFKDEDVTAVVYPKSGTIWMQEILPLVLNGGDLTPIQTIPNWDRVPWLEEKRLAMVVDQLASPRALVTHFPYRLMPPSFHTSKAKVIYVMRNPKDVMVSSYFFHQMAEFLEDPGTFDEFMDKFLEGRVLFGKWTDHVKGWRDTELGDRIMYITYEEMAKDLPAAVRRISDFLGRNLSEEVIQKIAEHCSFKTMKTNKMSNFSLVPKEYMNPDKSPFFRKGVAGDWENHFSSEQLARFTSAIRKELESASFSLPWSMD from the exons ATGTCTTCTGAAGAGATGTATCTGCTGTATCATGGACTTATGCTTCCTAAAGAGACTCATTCCTTGGAGAGCTTGAAGTTTGCGCGTGAATTCACGTTTAAAGACGAAGACGTCACGGCTGTCGTGTATCCGAAGTCAG GTACAATCTGGATGCAGGAGATCCTCCCACTGGTGCTGAATGGGGGGGATCTGACGCCGATCCAAACCATTCCTAACTGGGACAGGGTCCCCTGGCTGGAGGAGAAAAGATTAGCAATGGTTGTGGATCAGTTGGCATCTCCACGGGCGCTGGTCACACATTTTCCTTACCGCCTCATGCCCCCTTCCTTCCATACCTCCAAAGCCAAG GTGATCTATGTCATGAGGAACCCTAAGGACGTCATGGTGTCTTCATATTTCTTCCATCAGATGGCCGAATTCCTCGAGGATCCAGGAACCTTTGATGAATTCATGGATAAATTTCTTGAgggcagag TATTGTTTGGAAAATGGACAGACCATGTGAAGGGCTGGAGAGACACAGAGCTGGGAGACAGAATAATGTACATCACATATGAAGAAATGGCTAAG GACCTCCCTGCAGCTGTCAGGCGTATCTCAGATTTCCTGGGCCGTAATCTGAGTGAAGAAGTCATTCAGAAGATAGCAGAACATTGCTCCTTCAAGACCATGAAGACCAACAAAATGTCCAACTTCAGCCTGGTCCCTAAGGAGTACATGAACCCCGACAAATCTCCCTTCTTCAGGAAAG GTGTTGCCGGAGACTGGGAAAACCATTTTAGCTCCGAGCAACTGGCCAGATTCACATCGGCCATTCGCAAAGAGCTGGAGAGTGCGAGCTTCTCTCTGCCATGGAGCATGGATTGA
- the LOC144519953 gene encoding sulfotransferase 2B1-like isoform X1 encodes MTSSTEYIQYHGILLPLQAHSKESLEYAENFSVKDTDVFAVTYPKSGTIWMQEILPLVLNGGDLTPIQTIPNWDRVPWLEEKRLAMVVDQLASPRALVTHFPYRLMPPSFHTSKAKVIYVMRNPKDVMVSSYFFHQMAEFLEDPGTFDEFMDKFLEGRVLFGKWTDHVKGWRDTELGDRIMYITYEEMAKDLPAAVRRISDFLGRNLSEEVIQKIAEHCSFKTMKTNKMSNFSLVPKEYMNPDKSPFFRKGVAGDWENHFSSEQLARFTSAIRKELESASFSLPWSMD; translated from the exons ATGACGTCCTCAACTGAATACATTCAGTACCACGGAATTCTACTGCCCCTTCAAGCTCACAGCAAGGAGAGCTTGGAGTACGCCGAAAATTTCTCTGTGAAAGACACCGATGTATTTGCTGTGACTTACCCCAAGTCAG GTACAATCTGGATGCAGGAGATCCTCCCACTGGTGCTGAATGGGGGGGATCTGACGCCGATCCAAACCATTCCTAACTGGGACAGGGTCCCCTGGCTGGAGGAGAAAAGATTAGCAATGGTTGTGGATCAGTTGGCATCTCCACGGGCGCTGGTCACACATTTTCCTTACCGCCTCATGCCCCCTTCCTTCCATACCTCCAAAGCCAAG GTGATCTATGTCATGAGGAACCCTAAGGACGTCATGGTGTCTTCATATTTCTTCCATCAGATGGCCGAATTCCTCGAGGATCCAGGAACCTTTGATGAATTCATGGATAAATTTCTTGAgggcagag TATTGTTTGGAAAATGGACAGACCATGTGAAGGGCTGGAGAGACACAGAGCTGGGAGACAGAATAATGTACATCACATATGAAGAAATGGCTAAG GACCTCCCTGCAGCTGTCAGGCGTATCTCAGATTTCCTGGGCCGTAATCTGAGTGAAGAAGTCATTCAGAAGATAGCAGAACATTGCTCCTTCAAGACCATGAAGACCAACAAAATGTCCAACTTCAGCCTGGTCCCTAAGGAGTACATGAACCCCGACAAATCTCCCTTCTTCAGGAAAG GTGTTGCCGGAGACTGGGAAAACCATTTTAGCTCCGAGCAACTGGCCAGATTCACATCGGCCATTCGCAAAGAGCTGGAGAGTGCGAGCTTCTCTCTGCCATGGAGCATGGATTGA